The Mauremys reevesii isolate NIE-2019 linkage group 13, ASM1616193v1, whole genome shotgun sequence genome contains a region encoding:
- the ZHX3 gene encoding zinc fingers and homeoboxes protein 3, with product MASKRKSTTPCMIPVKTMVLQEMESDAVEDNHEGTQQHMPPEPPAAGDAVINSSSNNATLSNGHRSIMDGDTYLCKYCDFGSQDVNHFFGHMDSEHLDFSKDPSFVCVECSFLAQSHKGLLHHNAECHGGETSFLWNVAKQDNHTTVEQSISDATSNQDLPGEFCEEGVDGQAEIIITKTPIMKIMKGKPEAKKIHMLKENVSNQPGSDLAMKDGDHSFTNGSLPASQSTASSAKSSHIVNGSILGNVPVLQAGVAQLVSLQQQQPPQLHQDLPTSKSLPKVMIPLSSIPTYNAAMDSNSFLKNSFHKFPYPTKAELCYLTVVTKYPEEQLKIWFTAQRLKQGISWSPEEIEDARKKMFNTVIQSVPQPTITVLNTPLVANASNVQHLIQATLPGHMVGQPEGTGGLLVTQPIMTNGLKGSSSSLTLAVTSIPKLQPITQHNNACSSSASAVKVVNTAQSLLTACPSISSQAFMDPSIYKNKKSHEQLSALKDSFCRNQFPGHAEVERLTKITGLTTREVRKWFSDRRYHFRNMKGSRAMFAGDNTIIIDSMPDITFTVSPKEIDLTSTTAVMPVAHHQTRRQSWHQTPDFTPTKYKERAPEQLKALEGSFAQNPFPPEEEVDRLRSETKMTRREIDSWFSERRKKKVMEENKKAEEMVQQEEEDADNNCGEEEDSSDELRVSSENGSLDTPSSNQTSLERKVSPIKINLKKLRVTESNGKNELPEVGANDQGDNCSSRPPTPAKTKLNFKKTAQQRHLLKQMFVKTQRPTNQEYDAIVAQTGLPRAEIIRWFGDSRYGLKNGQLKWYENYRRGIFPPGLAAISPASKEILEDYYKKHKMLYEDDLQSLCERTQLNSQQVRVWFAVKADEETRAVSDTGSEDRYSGTGEQAGSQKGTCDASSEVSENSESWEPSGQEGHLEPFDTFSQQPAVQLETD from the exons ATGGCTAGCAAAAGAAAATCCACAACTCCTTGCATGATACCGGTAAAAACAATGGTGCTGCAGGAGATGGAATCAGATGCTGTGGAAGATAATCATGAAGGAACTCAACAGCACATGCCTCCTGAACCACCGGCAGCTGGTGATGCTGTTATTAACAGTAGCAGCAATAATGCAACCTTGTCTAATGGGCATCGCAGTATTATGGATGGTGATACTTACTTGTGTAAGTATTGCGATTTTGGATCTCAAGATGTTAATCATTTCTTTGGACACATGGATTCTGAGCACTTAGACTTCAGCAAAGACCCCTCGTTTGTATGTGTTGAGTGCAGTTTTCTGGCACAAAGCCACAAAGGGCTTTTGCATCACAATGCTGAGTGCCATGGTGGTGAAACTAGCTTCCTCTGGAATGTGGCTAAGCAGGATAATCATACGACAGTGGAGCAAAGTATCTCTGATGCCACCAGCAACCAAGACCTTCCAGGAGAATTCTGTGAGGAGGGGGTAGATGGTCAAGCTGAAATCATCATCACCAAAACTCCCATTATGAAGATAATGAAAGGTAAGCCTGAGGCCAAAAAAATTCACATGCTGAAGGAGAATGTATCAAATCAGCCAGGCAGTGACTTGGCGATGAAAGATGGTGACCATTCATTCACCAATGGGTCTTTGCCAGCCAGCCAGTCAACAGCCAGCTCAGCAAAATCATCTCACATAGTCAATGGCTCCATATTGGGAAACGTGCCTGTTTTGCAGGCAGGCGTTGCACAACTTGTGtcattgcagcagcagcagccgccgcagCTGCACCAGGACCTACCCACATCCAAATCCCTTCCTAAAGTGATGATTCCTCTGAGCAGCATTCCCACGTACAATGCAGCCATGGACTCCAACAGCTTCCTGAAAAACTCCTTCCATAAGTTTCCCTACCCTACAAAAGCTGAGCTTTGCTATTTGACTGTCGTGACCAAGTACCCAGAAGAGCAGCTTAAGATTTGGTTTACTGCCCAGAGGTTGAAACAAGGCATTAGCTGGTCCCCAGAGGAGATAGAAGATGCACGGAAAAAAATGTTCAACACGGTTATTCAGTCTGTACCGCAGCCCACTATCACagttttaaatacacctctagtTGCAAATGCCAGCAATGTCCAGCATCTCATTCAGGCAACTCTGCCTGGTCACATGGTCGGGCAACCAGAAGGAACGGGAGGGTTACTTGTTACACAACCAATAATGACAAATGGATTAAAAGGAAGCAGTTCATCTCTCACGTTAGCAGTGACATCTATTCCCAAACTCCAACCCATTACGCAACACAACAATGCGTGTTCGAGCAGTGCATCAGCTGTGAAGGTGGTCAACACAGCTCAGTCTCTGCTGACTGCATGCCCAAGCATATCTTCGCAAGCTTTCATGGATCCCAGCATCTACAAAAATAAGAAGTCCCACGAGCAGCTGTCTGCACTGAAAGACAGCTTCTGCAGGAATCAGTTCCCTGGCCACGCTGAAGTTGAGCGTCTGACCAAAATTACAGGCCTTACTACTAGGGAGGTTCGAAAGTGGTTTAGTGATAGGAGATATCATTTCAGGAATATGAAAGGCAGTAGAGCCATGTTTGCTGGAGATAATACAATAATTATTGACTCCATGCCTGACATTACCTTCACTGTGTCACCAAAAGAGATTGACTTAACCTCTACGACAGCAGTGATGCCTGTGGCTCATCACCAAACAAGGCGACAGTCCTGGCATCAAACGCCCGACTTCACCCCAACGAAATACAAAGAGAGAGCACCGGAGCAGCTCAAGGCTTTGGAAGGCAGTTTTGCACAAAACCCTTTTCCTCCAGAGGAGGAAGTGGACCGTTTGAGGAGTGAAACAAAAATGACCAGGAGAGAAATTGATAGCTGGTTTtcagagaggaggaaaaaaaaggtgatggaggaaaataaaaaagcagAAGAAATGGTCCAGcaagaggaggaggatgctgaTAATAATTGTGGAGAAGAGGAAGACTCCTCAGATGAACTGAGGGTCTCAAGTGAAAATGGTTCATTAGACACCCCAAGCAGCAATCAAACTTCACTGGAGCGGAAAGTTAGTCCTATTAAAATCAATCTGAAGAAGCTTAGAGTGACTGAGTCAAATGGCAAAAATGAATTGCCAGAGGTAGGTGCAAATGATCAAGGGGACAACTGTTCTAGCAGGCCACCTACCCCCGCAAAAACCAAactgaactttaaaaaaacagcCCAACAGCGGCATTTGCTTAAACAAATGTTCGTAAAGACACAGCGACCAACAAATCAAGAATATGACGCCATAGTTGCTCAGACAGGCCTGCCCCGGGCGGAGATAATTCGCTGGTTTGGGGATAGCCGGTACGGTTTAAAAAATGGCCAGCTGAAATGGTATGAAAACTACCGGCGGGGTATCTTCCCTCCAGGCTTAGCGGCGATCAGCCCAGCTAGCAAAGAGATCCTAGAGGACTATTACAAAAAGCACAAGATGCTGTATGAAGATGACCTTCAGAGCTTGTGTGAGAGAACTCAACTGAATTCACAGCAGGTTAGGGTGTGGTTTGCTGTAAAGGCGGACGAAGAAACCCGGGCCGTGTCTGACACGGGAAGCGAAGATCGATACTCGGGCACGGGCGAACAAGCAGGAAGCCAAAAAGGGACATGCGATGCCAGTTCGGAGGTATCTGAGAATAGCGAATCTTGGGAGCCCAGTGGCCAGGAAGGCCATTTGGAACCCTTTGATACATTTAGCCAGCAACCTGCAGTTCAGCTTG AAACAGATTGA